One window of the Microvirga mediterraneensis genome contains the following:
- a CDS encoding ABC-three component system protein, translating into MIVSISSSLLTFKTVRFHGGLNVVLSTKAPGSNDRQTRNSAGKTSLIEIIHFLLGGKADPDSLPRHKALAAHTFNGRFVIGGREVDVARSGAKASRVFIDEGSAKHFGLATKKDKETGAEFVSNEAWKDFLAHRFFDFPAVVEGSPFEESYTPSFRALFAYFARRYGSGAFLHPKKQAEAQQRWDWQVNLSYLLGLDWRIPRDLHMVRQREGQLEELKRAAKGGALGHLIGTVAELRPALVLAEARATKLREQLGRFQVHESYREMMDRAARAKTEMQALTRRAVSLRETLAHLQEALKRERQPERDDVNRLYQAVGIELPESAKRRFEDVERFHQSVVENRRLRLQEEIEGIERELATGEIRSADLDVERSEILRMLEGRGALEDFTALQKRLADADAEAASLRERFKAAEALESETTQLGIDRKSIKRRLQEDHQLRRDRLDEAILLIGEAIGHLYEERQGKFEVEATENGPEFRISIQGDRGGGISNMEIFCLDHALFAIWSGRKKGPGLLIHDSHLFDGVDARQVANALDLGAVTATRFGAQYIVALNSDIFDNLPLPDTIDRDAIVVPTRLWDESETGGLFGFQFD; encoded by the coding sequence ATGATCGTCTCCATCAGCAGCAGCCTGCTGACATTCAAGACCGTGAGGTTCCACGGGGGCCTCAACGTCGTCCTGTCGACGAAAGCTCCGGGCTCCAACGACAGGCAGACCCGCAACAGCGCTGGCAAGACCAGCCTGATCGAGATCATCCACTTCCTGCTGGGAGGGAAGGCCGATCCCGACAGCCTCCCCCGCCACAAGGCTCTGGCCGCCCATACCTTCAACGGCCGGTTCGTCATCGGCGGTCGGGAGGTGGACGTCGCACGCAGCGGCGCCAAGGCGTCGCGGGTGTTCATCGACGAGGGCAGCGCGAAGCATTTCGGGCTGGCCACGAAGAAGGACAAGGAGACCGGCGCAGAGTTCGTGTCGAACGAGGCCTGGAAGGACTTCCTGGCCCACCGGTTCTTCGACTTCCCCGCGGTGGTGGAGGGCTCGCCCTTCGAGGAGAGCTACACCCCGTCGTTCCGCGCCCTGTTCGCGTACTTCGCGCGGCGCTACGGATCGGGCGCGTTCCTGCACCCGAAGAAGCAGGCCGAGGCGCAGCAGCGCTGGGACTGGCAAGTGAACCTTTCGTACCTGCTCGGGCTCGACTGGCGCATCCCCCGCGATCTGCACATGGTGCGGCAGCGGGAGGGCCAGCTGGAGGAGCTCAAGAGGGCGGCAAAGGGCGGAGCGCTCGGCCACCTAATCGGAACCGTGGCGGAGCTCCGCCCAGCCCTGGTCCTCGCCGAGGCCAGGGCGACCAAGCTGCGCGAGCAGCTCGGCCGGTTCCAGGTCCATGAGTCCTACCGGGAGATGATGGACCGGGCCGCCCGCGCCAAGACGGAGATGCAGGCTCTCACCCGCCGGGCCGTCTCGCTTCGCGAGACCCTTGCCCATCTTCAGGAGGCACTGAAGCGCGAGCGCCAGCCTGAACGGGATGACGTCAATCGTCTCTATCAGGCGGTCGGAATCGAGCTGCCCGAGAGTGCGAAGCGGCGGTTCGAGGATGTCGAGCGTTTTCATCAGTCTGTGGTGGAGAACCGCAGGCTGCGCCTCCAAGAGGAGATCGAGGGCATCGAACGTGAGCTCGCTACTGGCGAGATCAGGTCGGCGGATCTGGATGTCGAGCGCAGCGAGATCCTCCGGATGCTGGAGGGACGAGGTGCCCTGGAGGATTTTACCGCACTGCAGAAGCGGCTTGCCGACGCCGACGCGGAAGCCGCCTCCCTGCGCGAGCGGTTCAAGGCGGCAGAGGCCCTTGAGAGCGAGACCACACAGCTCGGCATTGACCGGAAGAGCATCAAGCGTCGGCTGCAGGAAGACCATCAGCTGCGACGGGACAGGCTGGACGAGGCGATCCTGCTGATCGGCGAAGCCATCGGTCATCTCTACGAGGAACGGCAGGGCAAGTTCGAGGTGGAGGCCACCGAGAACGGGCCGGAGTTCCGCATCTCGATCCAGGGTGACCGGGGCGGCGGGATCTCCAACATGGAGATCTTCTGCCTGGATCATGCCCTGTTCGCAATCTGGTCAGGTCGCAAGAAGGGGCCAGGCCTCCTCATCCACGACAGCCATCTCTTCGACGGAGTCGACGCACGCCAGGTCGCGAACGCGCTCGACCTCGGAGCTGTCACCGCCACGCGGTTCGGCGCCCAATACATAGTGGCTCTCAACTCGGACATCTTCGACAACCTGCCCCTGCCGGACACCATCGACCGCGACGCCATCGTGGTGCCGACCCGTCTCTGGGACGAGAGCGAGACGGGCGGCCTGTTCGGTTTCCAGTTCGACTGA
- a CDS encoding acyloxyacyl hydrolase — translation MRISPAIGMSLLVLFMGTSGVLGSEKRQTSSSQASAQPSLLSEFRFGFSAQDPWGPEGKDGSANITGEILFSKPFTASDLFTSYFIPRPHVGGSLNFDGRTSFAYAGLSWTVDVTPDIFVEGSIGGAFHSGKDHPLAHRQELGCSPLFRESGSVGVRLSANWSVMATVEHLSNGGVCSDENRGLTNVGARVGYSF, via the coding sequence ATGCGCATCAGCCCAGCCATAGGCATGAGCCTTCTCGTCCTCTTCATGGGGACGTCGGGCGTCCTAGGCTCCGAAAAGCGGCAAACGAGTTCCTCCCAGGCCTCAGCCCAGCCGAGCCTGCTGTCGGAGTTCCGTTTTGGATTCTCCGCGCAGGATCCGTGGGGTCCGGAAGGAAAAGACGGCTCCGCCAACATCACCGGCGAAATCCTTTTTTCGAAACCGTTCACTGCTTCGGACCTTTTCACCAGCTATTTCATCCCCCGTCCGCATGTGGGCGGCAGCCTGAATTTCGACGGTCGGACCAGCTTCGCCTATGCGGGCCTGTCCTGGACCGTCGACGTCACGCCCGACATCTTCGTCGAGGGCAGCATCGGCGGTGCCTTTCACAGCGGCAAGGATCATCCGCTGGCCCACCGCCAGGAACTCGGGTGTTCGCCCCTCTTCCGCGAATCGGGTTCAGTCGGCGTTCGGCTCTCGGCCAACTGGAGCGTGATGGCGACCGTCGAACATCTCTCCAATGGCGGCGTCTGCTCCGACGAGAATAGAGGCTTGACGAATGTCGGCGCGCGGGTTGGGTATTCGTTCTGA
- a CDS encoding ABC-three component system middle component 6 has protein sequence MILPGKHLSPHRALIGVGAEILAQLDRPRAVSDLWDRVRAARGGRQAAAPLSFDWFVLALTFLYTIYAVEDADGLVRPGQGAP, from the coding sequence ATGATTCTTCCCGGCAAACATCTCTCTCCCCACCGCGCCCTTATCGGCGTCGGCGCGGAGATCCTTGCCCAGTTGGACCGCCCCCGCGCGGTGTCCGACCTGTGGGATCGCGTGCGTGCGGCACGGGGTGGCCGCCAGGCCGCGGCACCCCTCTCCTTTGACTGGTTCGTGCTTGCCCTGACGTTCCTGTACACGATCTATGCGGTGGAGGACGCGGACGGACTGGTGCGGCCCGGGCAGGGTGCGCCATGA
- a CDS encoding electron transfer flavoprotein subunit alpha/FixB family protein, with protein sequence MTTLLIAEHDNAHLKDATHKALSAAKALGAPVHVLVAGSNAKAAAEAASKLEGVEKVLLADAPAYEHQLAEPTAALIMSLAGSYDALVAPATSKGKNVMPRVAALLDVMQVSDIIKVVSPDTFERPIYAGNAIQTVQATDAKKVITVRTAAFQAAGEGGSASIEAVGSADDPGVSSFKGEEIAQTDRPELTSAKIIISGGRSLGSADAFKQYIEPIADKLGAAMGASRAAVDAGYAPNDWQVGQTGKVVAPDLYIAVGISGAIQHLAGMKDSKVIVAINKDEEAPIFQVADYGLVGDLFQILPELKEELTKAGQ encoded by the coding sequence ATGACCACTCTTCTGATCGCCGAGCACGACAACGCTCACCTGAAGGACGCCACCCACAAGGCGCTCTCGGCGGCCAAGGCCCTGGGGGCTCCGGTGCATGTTCTGGTCGCCGGCTCGAACGCCAAGGCGGCGGCCGAGGCTGCATCCAAGCTCGAAGGTGTGGAGAAGGTGCTGCTCGCCGATGCTCCGGCTTACGAGCACCAGCTCGCCGAGCCGACCGCAGCCCTCATCATGTCGCTGGCCGGTTCCTACGACGCCCTGGTGGCGCCCGCCACCAGCAAGGGCAAGAACGTGATGCCGCGCGTCGCCGCCCTGCTCGACGTGATGCAGGTCTCCGACATCATCAAGGTCGTGTCGCCCGACACCTTCGAGCGGCCGATCTATGCCGGCAACGCCATCCAGACCGTGCAGGCGACCGATGCCAAGAAGGTCATCACGGTTCGGACCGCCGCCTTCCAGGCTGCGGGCGAAGGCGGCTCTGCTTCAATTGAGGCTGTCGGCTCTGCCGACGATCCGGGCGTGTCGTCGTTCAAGGGCGAGGAGATCGCCCAGACCGACCGGCCCGAGCTGACCTCGGCCAAGATCATCATCTCGGGCGGGCGCTCGCTCGGCTCGGCGGATGCCTTCAAGCAGTACATCGAACCGATCGCCGACAAGCTCGGTGCGGCCATGGGCGCCTCGCGCGCGGCCGTCGATGCGGGTTATGCTCCCAACGACTGGCAGGTGGGCCAGACCGGCAAGGTGGTGGCGCCCGATCTCTACATCGCGGTGGGTATTTCAGGGGCTATTCAGCATCTGGCCGGCATGAAGGATTCCAAAGTGATCGTGGCGATCAACAAGGACGAGGAGGCCCCGATCTTCCAGGTGGCCGATTACGGCCTCGTCGGCGACCTCTTCCAGATCCTCCCGGAGCTGAAGGAGGAGTTGACCAAAGCTGGTCAATAA
- a CDS encoding rhomboid family intramembrane serine protease, whose product MFLPLHDGVPLKNMKTPLATRFLIGICVVAYLFTFYGPLGEDAVVGGLGFIPSVLFGTEVLPEGYPFVPAEMTLATNIFLHGSLFHLIGNMLFLWVFGDNVEDAMGHVRFIVFFLLCGMAASLAHAFITTEPHRPLIGASGGVSGVVAAYLILYPRVKIWGLFLKGIPLHLPAYWTIGLWFALQLASAFLGGDESVGWFAHLGGFLVGAMLIPLMRRRYDPVLARAQAQELQAPR is encoded by the coding sequence ATGTTTCTACCGCTTCACGATGGCGTCCCGCTCAAGAACATGAAGACGCCGCTCGCGACGCGGTTTCTGATCGGCATCTGCGTGGTCGCTTATCTCTTCACCTTCTATGGGCCTCTCGGCGAGGACGCGGTGGTGGGCGGTCTCGGATTCATCCCGTCGGTCCTGTTCGGAACCGAGGTCCTGCCGGAAGGCTATCCCTTCGTCCCGGCCGAGATGACGCTCGCCACCAACATCTTCCTGCACGGCTCGCTGTTCCACCTGATCGGCAACATGCTGTTCCTCTGGGTGTTCGGCGACAACGTGGAGGACGCGATGGGGCATGTCCGCTTCATCGTCTTCTTCCTGCTCTGCGGGATGGCCGCGAGCCTGGCCCATGCCTTCATCACCACAGAGCCTCACAGGCCCCTGATCGGAGCCTCCGGCGGCGTATCGGGCGTGGTGGCCGCCTATCTCATCCTCTATCCGCGTGTGAAGATCTGGGGCCTGTTCCTGAAGGGCATTCCCCTTCACCTTCCGGCCTATTGGACTATCGGCCTCTGGTTCGCCCTGCAGCTCGCCTCGGCCTTTCTGGGCGGAGACGAGAGCGTGGGCTGGTTCGCCCATCTCGGCGGCTTCCTTGTGGGCGCCATGCTCATCCCCCTCATGCGCCGCCGGTACGACCCCGTGCTCGCCCGCGCCCAGGCGCAGGAACTCCAGGCGCCGCGCTGA
- a CDS encoding 3-hydroxybutyryl-CoA dehydrogenase, which translates to MGIEIKTVGVVGSGQMGSGIAHVCSLAGLNVRLNDLSEDRINAGLATINGNMARQVSKGVITDADRQAALERIKPARTYDDLAVCDIVIEAATENEEVKRKIFTNLSPSLRPDALLATNTSSISITRLAAATDRPERFIGIHFMNPVPVMQLVELIRGIATEDHTYESAKEFIAKLGKTSTVSEDFPAFIVNRILLPMINEAIYTLYEGVGSVEAIDTAMRLGANHPMGPLQLADFIGLDTCLSIMQVLHEGLADSKYRPCPLLVKYVEAGWLGRKTKRGFYDYRGEKPVPTR; encoded by the coding sequence ATGGGCATAGAGATCAAAACGGTTGGCGTTGTCGGCTCGGGACAGATGGGCAGCGGCATCGCCCATGTCTGCTCGCTCGCGGGGTTGAACGTCCGGCTGAACGATCTCTCGGAAGATCGGATCAATGCCGGGCTCGCCACGATCAACGGCAACATGGCGCGCCAGGTCTCAAAGGGCGTCATCACCGATGCCGACCGGCAGGCCGCGCTCGAGCGGATCAAACCGGCCCGCACCTACGACGACTTGGCGGTCTGCGATATCGTCATCGAGGCCGCGACCGAGAACGAGGAGGTGAAGCGCAAGATCTTCACCAATCTCAGCCCTTCGCTGCGCCCCGACGCGCTGCTCGCCACCAACACGTCGTCGATCTCGATCACGCGCCTCGCGGCCGCGACCGACCGGCCGGAGCGGTTCATCGGCATCCATTTCATGAACCCGGTCCCGGTCATGCAGCTCGTCGAGCTCATCCGCGGCATCGCCACCGAGGACCATACTTACGAATCCGCCAAGGAATTCATCGCGAAGCTCGGCAAGACCTCGACCGTGTCCGAGGATTTCCCAGCCTTCATCGTCAACCGCATCCTGCTGCCGATGATCAACGAGGCGATCTACACCCTTTACGAGGGCGTGGGCTCGGTCGAAGCCATCGACACGGCCATGCGGCTCGGCGCCAACCATCCCATGGGCCCGCTGCAGCTGGCCGATTTCATCGGCCTGGATACCTGCCTGTCGATCATGCAGGTGCTGCACGAGGGCCTGGCCGATTCCAAGTACCGCCCCTGCCCGCTCCTAGTGAAATACGTCGAAGCCGGCTGGCTCGGACGGAAGACCAAGCGCGGGTTCTACGATTATCGCGGCGAGAAGCCGGTTCCGACCCGCTGA
- a CDS encoding DUF1059 domain-containing protein yields the protein MGRKFIDCRAFPSEMNCSITIIADTEAELLDAAAQHAVAVHGHQDTPELRDQLRGAIHDGMPSEAAPSRAA from the coding sequence ATGGGACGCAAATTCATCGACTGCCGTGCCTTTCCGAGCGAGATGAACTGCTCGATCACCATCATCGCCGACACCGAAGCCGAACTGCTGGACGCGGCTGCTCAGCATGCGGTGGCCGTGCACGGGCACCAGGATACGCCCGAGCTGCGCGACCAGCTCCGGGGCGCCATCCATGACGGCATGCCGTCCGAGGCAGCGCCGTCCCGCGCCGCCTGA
- a CDS encoding cob(I)yrinic acid a,c-diamide adenosyltransferase, protein MVVLNRIYTRTGDKGTTALAAGGRRPKFDLRIEAYGTVDETNACIGLVRLHTAGHEIDAMLGRIQNDLFDLGADLATIETDKPLPYEPLRITQGQVDRLEQEIDRLNAELSVLRSFILPGGTPAAAALHLARTVCRRAERLVVELMEKPDETVSPETVKYLNRLSDFLFVASRYVNDKGALDVLWVPGQNR, encoded by the coding sequence ATGGTCGTTCTCAACCGCATCTACACCCGCACCGGCGACAAGGGCACCACGGCCCTCGCCGCCGGCGGACGTCGCCCGAAATTCGATTTGCGCATCGAGGCCTACGGCACGGTCGACGAGACCAATGCCTGCATCGGCTTGGTTCGCCTGCACACGGCAGGCCACGAGATCGACGCGATGCTCGGCCGCATCCAGAACGATCTGTTCGATCTCGGCGCCGATCTCGCCACCATCGAGACGGACAAGCCCCTTCCCTATGAGCCGCTGCGTATCACGCAGGGGCAGGTCGATCGACTCGAACAGGAGATCGACCGGCTCAACGCGGAACTGTCGGTTCTGCGCTCCTTCATCCTCCCGGGCGGCACTCCCGCCGCAGCGGCCCTCCACCTCGCCCGCACAGTCTGCCGGCGCGCGGAGCGCCTTGTGGTGGAACTCATGGAAAAGCCGGACGAGACGGTGTCTCCGGAAACCGTGAAGTACCTGAACCGTCTGTCGGACTTCCTTTTCGTTGCGTCCCGATACGTCAATGACAAGGGCGCGCTCGACGTCCTCTGGGTGCCCGGACAGAACCGTTAG
- a CDS encoding electron transfer flavoprotein subunit beta/FixA family protein has product MKLLVCVKRVVDYNVKIRVKPDGSGVELANIKMSMNPFDEIAVEEAVRLKEQGKATEIVAVSIGPQQAGETIRTALAMGADRGILVKTDAPVEPLAVAKILAKVVEQEKPDLVIMGKQAIDDDSNQTGQMLAALLGWPQGTFAFKVNVGEGSIDVTREVDGGLQTVGLKLPAIVTTDLRLNEPRYASLPNIMKAKKKPLDETSPETLGVDVAPRLKVVKTAEPGGRKAGVKVGSVAELVQKLKVEAGVL; this is encoded by the coding sequence ATGAAGCTTCTGGTGTGCGTGAAGCGGGTAGTGGACTACAACGTGAAGATCCGGGTGAAGCCGGACGGGTCGGGCGTGGAACTGGCCAACATCAAGATGTCCATGAACCCCTTCGACGAGATCGCCGTCGAGGAAGCCGTGCGCCTGAAGGAGCAGGGCAAGGCCACCGAGATCGTCGCCGTCTCCATCGGTCCGCAGCAGGCTGGCGAGACCATCCGCACCGCGCTGGCCATGGGCGCCGACCGCGGCATCCTGGTCAAGACCGACGCCCCTGTCGAGCCGCTCGCCGTCGCCAAGATCCTGGCCAAGGTGGTCGAGCAGGAAAAGCCCGATCTCGTCATCATGGGCAAGCAGGCGATCGACGACGATTCCAACCAGACCGGCCAGATGCTCGCCGCCCTGCTGGGCTGGCCGCAGGGCACCTTCGCGTTCAAGGTCAATGTCGGCGAAGGCTCCATCGACGTCACCCGCGAGGTCGATGGCGGCCTGCAGACGGTGGGCCTCAAGCTGCCGGCCATCGTCACCACGGACCTGCGCCTCAACGAGCCGCGCTATGCGTCGTTGCCCAACATCATGAAGGCCAAGAAGAAGCCGCTCGACGAGACGAGCCCTGAGACGCTCGGCGTCGATGTCGCCCCGCGCCTGAAGGTCGTGAAGACCGCCGAGCCCGGAGGCCGCAAGGCGGGCGTGAAGGTCGGCTCCGTGGCCGAACTGGTCCAGAAGCTCAAAGTCGAAGCCGGCGTGCTCTAA
- a CDS encoding S8 family serine peptidase translates to MPVVEEIDRRPKPRRSTRSIVASGLSPADLARLTAQGFRIETRTQGSIATEVIRLQVPRGVSVAQARQRVRLVDARASVDFDQFYYLDESTPACMGAECLSNSLVDWASLVQWSGSNASQCGPAPLIGVIDTGINVEHDALKDQAIQIMAQPARRATPSLQDHGTAIAALLVGRPGSQNPGLLPDAKLVAVDAFYRDGGTADRTDVTSLVSAIEALAERGVRVINMSLSGPANEVLQKAIAAAQAKGIVIIAAAGNNGAGAEPSYPAAYPDVFAVTAVDHELKVYRRATQGSYVDLSAPGVNVWTASAQGTGSLKSGTSYAVPFVSAAAGMLLASNPALDAKALQTRLEAYTRDLGRPGRDPTFGFGLIQMAGLCEPPADAPAIATVSDQPNALAGKGQTVDIP, encoded by the coding sequence GTGCCTGTCGTCGAAGAGATCGACCGCCGCCCCAAGCCGCGGCGATCCACGCGCTCCATTGTGGCCTCTGGCTTGTCTCCGGCGGACCTGGCCCGACTGACGGCGCAAGGGTTCAGGATCGAGACCCGGACCCAGGGTAGCATCGCGACCGAGGTGATCAGGCTTCAGGTCCCACGTGGCGTCTCGGTGGCGCAGGCCCGGCAGCGGGTCCGCCTCGTCGATGCGCGGGCCTCGGTCGACTTCGACCAGTTCTACTACCTTGATGAGAGCACCCCCGCCTGCATGGGCGCCGAGTGCCTGTCCAACTCACTTGTGGACTGGGCCTCTCTCGTGCAGTGGTCAGGGTCGAACGCTTCGCAATGCGGCCCCGCTCCCCTCATCGGGGTGATCGACACCGGCATCAACGTCGAGCATGACGCTCTGAAGGACCAAGCCATCCAGATCATGGCTCAGCCCGCCCGCCGCGCCACGCCCTCGTTGCAGGATCACGGCACAGCCATTGCGGCTCTCCTCGTCGGTCGGCCAGGAAGTCAAAACCCCGGGCTTCTGCCGGACGCGAAGCTCGTTGCCGTGGATGCCTTCTATCGCGACGGCGGCACGGCTGATCGCACGGACGTGACGTCCCTGGTCTCGGCGATCGAGGCCTTGGCCGAGCGCGGGGTGCGGGTGATCAACATGAGCTTGTCCGGCCCTGCGAACGAGGTCCTCCAGAAGGCTATTGCCGCGGCTCAGGCCAAGGGCATCGTGATCATCGCGGCGGCCGGCAACAATGGGGCCGGTGCCGAGCCATCCTATCCGGCCGCCTATCCGGACGTCTTCGCCGTCACGGCTGTTGATCATGAGCTGAAGGTGTACCGGCGCGCTACCCAGGGCTCCTATGTCGACCTGTCCGCCCCTGGGGTGAATGTCTGGACGGCCTCGGCCCAGGGGACCGGCTCTCTCAAGTCAGGCACATCCTATGCAGTTCCCTTCGTCTCGGCCGCCGCAGGGATGCTACTCGCCTCCAATCCGGCATTGGACGCCAAAGCCCTTCAGACCCGCCTGGAAGCGTACACCCGTGACCTTGGCAGGCCTGGGCGGGATCCCACGTTCGGGTTCGGCCTGATCCAGATGGCAGGCCTGTGTGAGCCGCCGGCAGACGCTCCGGCGATCGCAACGGTTTCTGATCAACCGAATGCGCTGGCTGGCAAGGGGCAGACCGTGGACATCCCCTGA
- a CDS encoding ABC-three component system protein — protein MDAPSPALVLAGPTGATLRRLHGDAFQGFFSDVMSELHGDDFVPVGAFGRRGDKGCDGYLFQSGQLFQCYDKLHDAGLDVDGMVGKMEKDYGKAAAGLSVIMKEWHFVHDLFDGFPVEAILKLKELEAANSQHKFGFIGPQGFEDRVLRLDEEHVVALLGPAATAADTQNMRMEEVSDLIKAVMASVDADQPDTGPITVVPYDKLETNKITGCWHHLLVAGFSNAPHVRHYIDRHPDPELGTHLARVFKARYENLKLQGLKPNAILASLYEGITGVGSVSPERQVAAHALLAYLFEACDIFEDHPSKVNA, from the coding sequence TTGGATGCCCCCTCACCAGCGCTGGTACTGGCAGGCCCTACTGGAGCGACCCTGCGGCGGCTGCACGGCGACGCCTTCCAAGGCTTCTTCTCCGACGTCATGTCCGAGCTGCACGGCGACGACTTCGTGCCGGTGGGCGCGTTCGGACGCCGCGGAGACAAGGGGTGCGACGGGTATCTCTTCCAGTCGGGACAGCTCTTCCAGTGCTACGACAAGCTGCACGATGCGGGGCTGGACGTCGACGGGATGGTCGGCAAGATGGAGAAGGACTACGGCAAGGCCGCCGCTGGCCTCTCCGTGATCATGAAGGAGTGGCACTTCGTCCACGACCTGTTCGACGGCTTTCCGGTGGAGGCCATCCTCAAGCTGAAGGAGCTCGAGGCCGCAAACAGCCAGCACAAATTCGGGTTCATCGGACCACAGGGGTTCGAGGACCGGGTGCTCCGGCTAGACGAGGAACACGTGGTCGCCCTGCTCGGCCCGGCGGCGACCGCCGCGGACACCCAGAACATGCGCATGGAGGAGGTCAGTGATCTGATCAAGGCGGTCATGGCGAGCGTCGACGCCGACCAGCCGGACACAGGCCCCATCACCGTTGTGCCCTACGACAAGCTTGAGACCAACAAGATCACCGGATGCTGGCATCACCTGCTGGTGGCCGGGTTCAGCAACGCCCCGCATGTCCGCCACTACATCGACCGTCACCCCGACCCGGAACTCGGAACGCACCTGGCCAGGGTGTTCAAGGCCCGCTACGAGAACCTGAAGCTGCAAGGACTGAAGCCGAACGCGATCCTTGCCTCGCTCTACGAAGGCATCACCGGCGTCGGAAGCGTGTCGCCGGAGCGCCAGGTCGCCGCACATGCCCTGCTCGCCTACCTGTTTGAGGCTTGCGACATCTTCGAGGATCATCCCTCCAAGGTGAACGCATGA
- a CDS encoding PIG-L deacetylase family protein, translating into MPKLTSGSALFIQPHYDDVPLSCGGTVALLARNRHEPHMVTVFASELLPQMVGEFAAWKHERWKLTDPDQVLEARRAEDAAAAHALGCSVRWLGLPDAIYRDRYTSDQELFGPLPAEERELASHLAEEIRHLPEWREGNRVFVPLGIGSHVDHQLVFEAGRCLAAQGVEVYAYEDCPYAIHTPEGQRVRLAALEGKVGKPVLVPIAETLEQRLEAIACYASQVPVIFRFTQDFRGAVTAFAQEVGGALGPAERFWPVLGHGFP; encoded by the coding sequence ATGCCTAAACTCACCTCCGGCTCCGCCCTTTTCATCCAGCCGCACTACGATGACGTCCCGCTCTCCTGCGGCGGCACGGTGGCCTTGCTCGCAAGGAACAGACACGAGCCGCACATGGTGACGGTTTTTGCCAGCGAGCTGCTGCCGCAGATGGTCGGCGAGTTCGCGGCCTGGAAACACGAGCGCTGGAAGCTCACCGATCCTGACCAAGTGCTGGAGGCTAGGCGAGCTGAGGACGCTGCCGCAGCGCACGCGCTGGGATGCAGCGTGCGCTGGCTCGGGCTGCCGGATGCGATCTACCGCGACCGCTACACCTCGGACCAGGAGCTGTTCGGTCCTTTGCCTGCCGAGGAACGAGAGCTGGCCTCTCACCTGGCCGAGGAGATCCGCCACCTGCCGGAGTGGCGGGAGGGCAACCGCGTGTTCGTGCCGTTAGGGATCGGCTCACATGTGGACCACCAGCTCGTGTTCGAGGCCGGCCGCTGCCTCGCTGCACAAGGAGTGGAGGTCTATGCCTACGAGGACTGCCCGTATGCCATCCATACGCCTGAAGGCCAACGCGTCCGCTTGGCCGCCTTGGAGGGCAAGGTAGGCAAGCCGGTGCTGGTGCCAATTGCCGAGACGCTGGAGCAGCGGCTGGAGGCGATTGCCTGCTATGCCAGTCAGGTGCCGGTGATCTTCCGCTTCACCCAGGACTTCCGCGGCGCTGTGACGGCCTTTGCCCAGGAAGTGGGCGGGGCACTCGGCCCGGCCGAGCGCTTCTGGCCCGTCCTGGGACACGGTTTCCCATAG
- a CDS encoding twin transmembrane helix small protein, with product MTSFVDLLVPIAVVAVAFVLLLGLINMLRGGNANRSQHLMRLRVLLQFVAIIVIMGVIWWRAA from the coding sequence ATGACGAGTTTTGTGGACTTGCTTGTGCCGATTGCCGTGGTGGCCGTCGCCTTCGTGCTGCTTCTGGGCCTGATCAACATGCTGCGCGGCGGCAATGCCAATCGGTCGCAGCACCTCATGCGCCTGCGCGTCCTGCTTCAGTTCGTGGCGATCATCGTGATCATGGGCGTGATCTGGTGGCGCGCTGCATGA